From the Francisella frigiditurris genome, one window contains:
- the bioA gene encoding adenosylmethionine--8-amino-7-oxononanoate transaminase, which produces MYSTNIWHPCTQMKDYEKTPPLNVIKTEGRYIYTKDNRKLFDATSSWWCKSLGHRHPYIIDKLKEQLNKYEHTIFANTTNDEIDRFSQRICSLTGMDKTLYTGDGSCAVEIALKMTIHLRSFRNETKKTKFVCLENSYHGETLATMSVSDCGLYSNPYKSLLFDSFILKNIPYVTGKNDPLWPNAESHWLESKKYLEQHKDSINALIVEPICQGAGGMLLYSKDYLNRLCKWCKENDIYIIFDEIMTGVGRLGKLFAYEYLDIKPDFLCLSKGLTSGIIPFSVVLTKDEYYKMFYADELSKAFLHSHTHSGNVLGAVVANAVLDIFEKEDILKNVNHLEKQFLEAFNQLQKKIPILTNIRNIGAMIAADLDVNKQRAGLDVYRESIKLGALLRPLGNTIYWLPPLNSNFDEIKNLEDITRQSLEIFES; this is translated from the coding sequence ATGTACAGCACAAATATTTGGCATCCATGTACACAAATGAAAGATTATGAAAAAACACCGCCCTTAAATGTTATCAAAACAGAAGGGCGATATATTTATACTAAAGATAATAGAAAGCTTTTTGATGCTACTTCTAGCTGGTGGTGTAAGTCCTTAGGTCATAGGCATCCATATATAATAGATAAACTAAAAGAGCAACTTAATAAATATGAACATACAATATTTGCTAATACAACTAATGATGAGATAGATAGATTTAGCCAAAGAATTTGTAGCTTAACAGGTATGGATAAAACCTTATATACTGGTGATGGTTCTTGTGCTGTGGAAATAGCTCTTAAAATGACTATACACCTTAGAAGCTTTAGAAATGAAACTAAAAAAACTAAATTTGTTTGCTTAGAAAACTCATATCACGGTGAGACTTTAGCAACCATGAGTGTTAGTGATTGCGGTTTATATTCTAATCCATATAAATCATTATTATTTGATAGTTTCATACTTAAAAACATTCCTTATGTAACTGGTAAGAATGATCCTCTATGGCCAAATGCGGAAAGCCATTGGCTAGAATCAAAAAAATACTTAGAACAACATAAAGATTCTATAAATGCTTTAATAGTTGAGCCAATATGCCAAGGGGCTGGGGGTATGCTACTTTATAGCAAAGACTACTTAAATAGACTCTGTAAATGGTGTAAAGAGAATGATATTTATATTATCTTTGATGAAATCATGACTGGAGTGGGGCGCTTAGGTAAGTTATTCGCTTATGAGTATCTAGATATAAAGCCAGATTTTCTATGTTTATCAAAAGGTTTAACATCTGGAATTATTCCTTTTAGTGTTGTTTTAACAAAAGATGAATATTATAAAATGTTTTATGCTGATGAGTTAAGTAAAGCTTTTCTACATTCACATACTCATAGTGGTAACGTGTTAGGCGCAGTTGTAGCAAATGCAGTATTAGATATATTTGAGAAAGAAGATATATTGAAAAATGTAAATCATTTAGAAAAACAATTTTTAGAAGCTTTTAATCAATTACAGAAAAAAATACCTATTTTAACGAATATAAGAAATATTGGCGCAATGATAGCTGCTGATTTAGATGTAAATAAACAAAGAGCTGGGTTAGATGTTTATCGAGAATCTATAAAGCTAGGAGCCTTATTAAGACCTTTAGGAAATACTATCTATTGGTTACCACCTTTAAATTCAAACTTTGATGAAATAAAAAATTTAGAAGATATTACAAGACAATCACTAGAGATATTTGAAAGCTAA